One region of Polynucleobacter sp. Adler-ghost genomic DNA includes:
- the fliE gene encoding flagellar hook-basal body complex protein FliE, with amino-acid sequence MSTPNVDAMITRMQALAAAASGKPVATDAQGANGVDFSAILKNAIENVNTAQNSAQAKAQSFSTGASDTSLEDVIVSLQKANLSLQGMIAVRNKLVDAYKEVTNLQV; translated from the coding sequence ATGAGTACTCCAAACGTAGATGCCATGATTACCCGGATGCAAGCACTTGCTGCTGCAGCTAGTGGTAAACCTGTCGCTACCGATGCTCAAGGCGCCAATGGAGTTGATTTTTCTGCCATTTTGAAAAATGCCATTGAGAACGTCAATACAGCTCAAAATAGCGCCCAAGCAAAAGCCCAATCATTTTCTACCGGTGCCTCCGATACTTCTTTGGAAGATGTCATCGTCTCTTTGCAAAAAGCCAACCTTTCGTTGCAAGGCATGATTGCAGTTCGAAATAAACTAGTTGACGCTTACAAAGAAGTCACCAATCTGCAAGTCTAA
- a CDS encoding EscU/YscU/HrcU family type III secretion system export apparatus switch protein, with protein MEEKKTLKAVALKYEMNSAAPRITGQGEGFIAEAILAKAKEMGIPTKIEPELVEFLMQLKLNELVPPKLYAAVAEVLAWAYELDGKTLERPVKD; from the coding sequence ATGGAAGAAAAGAAGACGCTGAAAGCAGTTGCGCTCAAGTATGAGATGAACAGTGCTGCACCACGAATTACAGGACAAGGCGAAGGCTTCATTGCTGAAGCTATTTTGGCCAAAGCTAAGGAAATGGGAATTCCAACCAAAATAGAGCCTGAATTAGTGGAGTTCTTAATGCAGCTCAAATTAAATGAACTGGTGCCCCCCAAACTTTACGCTGCAGTAGCGGAAGTACTTGCCTGGGCTTATGAGTTAGATGGTAAAACGCTCGAGAGACCTGTAAAGGATTAA
- the fliG gene encoding flagellar motor switch protein FliG has product MADEAPVEKTLSIAEALKEGVKAAPAGGTISFDDLDGASRAAVVLLAVGAESAANVMRGMTPFEVQRLSGKMAVVRSLSRDLVLEVLRQFKDVTANNTQVAFDTDDFMQNMLTKAMGAEGASDLLGRLENTLDMSGIETLKRMESDVLYELIKNEHPQIIATVMVFLDPTQASALLKLFDDELRNELILRIALLEKVQPAALKELNEVMSRSAGPDSDFRRSSVGGVVPTAEILNNLSGGLDKQALENIRKYNSDLADAIQEKMFVFEDFLELEDRSLQTLMTEVPQETLIIALKGASPKLREKIFKNMAKRSADTVREDLETRPPVKVIEVETAQKDVIAIARALSEEGRVNMERGKSADAFL; this is encoded by the coding sequence TTGGCTGATGAAGCTCCCGTAGAAAAAACGCTATCCATAGCTGAGGCCCTTAAAGAGGGCGTGAAAGCTGCACCTGCTGGTGGAACAATCTCTTTTGATGATTTGGATGGTGCTTCTCGTGCTGCGGTAGTCCTATTGGCTGTTGGCGCTGAGTCTGCAGCCAATGTGATGCGAGGTATGACGCCGTTTGAAGTCCAACGCCTCTCGGGAAAGATGGCCGTTGTGCGCTCTTTAAGTAGAGATTTAGTACTGGAAGTATTGCGGCAATTTAAGGATGTCACCGCTAACAATACGCAAGTTGCATTTGATACCGATGACTTCATGCAGAACATGCTTACCAAGGCAATGGGTGCAGAGGGCGCTTCGGATCTATTAGGCCGTCTTGAAAATACGCTGGACATGTCTGGTATCGAAACACTCAAGCGCATGGAATCCGACGTGCTTTACGAGCTCATCAAAAATGAGCATCCACAAATCATTGCAACGGTGATGGTCTTCTTGGATCCTACTCAGGCTTCTGCGTTGCTCAAGTTATTTGATGATGAATTACGTAATGAACTCATCTTACGTATCGCCCTATTAGAAAAAGTTCAACCTGCAGCTCTGAAGGAGTTGAACGAGGTGATGTCTCGTTCAGCAGGTCCAGACTCAGACTTCCGTCGTAGCAGCGTGGGCGGTGTAGTGCCTACCGCGGAGATTCTGAACAATCTCTCTGGTGGCTTGGATAAACAAGCCTTGGAAAACATCCGAAAATACAATAGTGATTTGGCCGATGCTATTCAAGAAAAGATGTTTGTCTTCGAAGACTTCTTGGAGCTTGAAGATCGCTCATTACAGACTTTAATGACAGAGGTTCCGCAGGAAACATTGATCATTGCATTAAAAGGCGCAAGTCCGAAGTTGCGCGAAAAAATCTTCAAAAATATGGCGAAGCGCTCTGCCGATACTGTGCGTGAAGATCTTGAAACAAGACCACCTGTGAAGGTCATTGAAGT
- a CDS encoding sigma-54 dependent transcriptional regulator, producing MRASDPQPFPVILIEDDDDLREAIAVTLRMNMIDFVTHQRAETVIPLLRPDLKTVLVTDYKLPGMTGLDLLKIAQKECPDLPVVIMTAFADAKLAVEALRAGARDFLIKPFVPQQLIDIIARYQPESIKANTLVTPAKDAPLVGSEILAPEHQLIAADPETIATFARCERVAATDTSVLVTGQSGVGKELVARHIHLHSKRVKGPYVAINCAAIPDTLLESILFGHEKGSFTGATKAQTGKFEQAHKGTLFLDEIGEMPASLQAKLLRVLQDKMVERIGSTELIQADVRVIAATNRNLQEQVKSGKFREDLYFRLAVFPIHVAELYKRPLDILPLADFFLSRYRLNIGRDQLSFSAGAKKLLQTYSWPGNVRELENIVQRAVLLADGDQILAEDLELEDASIHSSEMAKSAAKEMPPVVHEALNTDVDAPEGGTNIASSNDEVGQDIDSVEREHILKVLAKVDGNRTKAVEILGISARALRYKLKSYKEAGFINN from the coding sequence ATGCGTGCCAGTGACCCACAACCATTTCCCGTGATTTTGATCGAAGATGATGATGACCTCAGAGAAGCGATTGCCGTTACTTTGCGGATGAATATGATCGACTTTGTGACTCACCAAAGAGCAGAAACAGTCATTCCCTTATTGCGCCCAGATCTGAAAACAGTTTTAGTAACGGATTACAAATTACCCGGAATGACAGGATTAGATTTACTCAAGATCGCGCAAAAAGAATGTCCTGATCTTCCAGTAGTGATCATGACTGCCTTTGCGGATGCCAAGTTGGCTGTAGAAGCTTTGCGTGCTGGAGCAAGAGATTTTTTAATTAAGCCCTTTGTGCCTCAACAACTCATTGACATCATTGCGCGCTATCAACCAGAATCGATTAAAGCAAATACCTTGGTAACTCCCGCTAAGGATGCGCCATTAGTTGGCTCTGAAATACTCGCGCCCGAGCATCAATTAATTGCCGCCGATCCTGAAACCATTGCTACGTTTGCTCGTTGCGAGAGAGTGGCAGCAACAGATACGAGCGTCTTGGTTACTGGACAGTCTGGAGTTGGCAAAGAGTTAGTCGCGCGTCATATCCACCTGCATTCAAAAAGAGTAAAAGGTCCATATGTAGCGATTAACTGCGCAGCAATTCCAGATACCTTGCTTGAATCCATTCTGTTCGGACATGAAAAAGGTTCCTTTACTGGTGCCACTAAAGCACAAACTGGTAAATTTGAGCAAGCCCATAAAGGCACGCTGTTTTTAGACGAGATTGGTGAAATGCCGGCCTCTTTACAAGCAAAGCTTTTGCGGGTACTACAAGACAAAATGGTAGAAAGGATTGGCTCTACTGAATTGATTCAAGCCGATGTCAGAGTGATTGCGGCTACCAATCGAAACCTCCAAGAGCAAGTTAAAAGTGGTAAGTTTCGGGAAGATCTTTACTTTCGATTAGCCGTATTCCCCATTCATGTAGCCGAGCTTTATAAGCGCCCACTCGATATCTTGCCGCTGGCTGATTTCTTTTTATCCCGCTACCGCCTCAATATTGGTCGAGATCAACTCAGCTTTAGCGCGGGGGCAAAAAAACTGCTGCAAACCTATTCTTGGCCAGGAAATGTCCGGGAACTAGAGAATATTGTCCAAAGAGCCGTATTACTAGCAGATGGTGACCAAATCTTGGCAGAAGACTTGGAGCTAGAAGATGCGAGCATTCATTCTTCAGAAATGGCAAAAAGTGCCGCTAAAGAAATGCCACCGGTGGTTCATGAGGCTTTAAATACGGATGTAGATGCCCCAGAAGGTGGCACAAATATTGCATCTAGTAATGATGAAGTTGGACAAGACATTGATTCAGTAGAGCGTGAACACATTCTGAAAGTTTTGGCCAAAGTGGATGGTAATAGAACCAAGGCAGTAGAAATACTGGGGATTTCAGCAAGAGCACTGCGCTATAAACTGAAATCTTACAAAGAAGCTGGCTTTATTAATAATTGA
- the fliF gene encoding flagellar basal-body MS-ring/collar protein FliF has translation MSEETQPGIQESERDAAVVNIGSVGTSASATPVSSSLSGGGAVLPQSLVGLQNRFKALNAQQRLILFAAVFLVVAVMVFVSISGRSKDDYRILFSSINERDGAAIVAALQQMNVPYKFTEGGAAILVPESAVYETRLRLAGQGLPKAGNVGFELLENQKMGTSQFVEQVNYQRGLEGELARSISSLAQVKSARVMLAIPKQTAFMREQEKPTASVIVTMHPGRFLDPQQVAAITNLVGSSVPNLGPANVTIVDSEGSLLAPNAQRLAGLDSTQLKYVAELEGALSKRVQAILEPVTGKENVRAQVTVDMDFGELERTEETFGRNSPPNQSSIRSQQTNEAATPSSTTSGVPGALTNQAPGAGQAPINTQAAGGAAGPQNLNAPPTSSGSSASNIKKDATINYELDRAIQRIKSEKGQVRRVSAGVVVNYKQPPGVDKEGNPRKPIPYNAKELDQINNLVRDAVGYSEKRGDSVSVANIPFKVEVSDEPPFYKQAGVIELSKEFFKFAIILGSLGLMFFGVVRPLLFPPKKDEVLEEQRIEEEFDEKIKAEMAQMDPRAREKRRMEVELLRERQRAAEEEERARAEEERKRSEEEKKRIDEEKKQEYEELLQYAKDFVENNPRAVSAIFKEWLSEDAVKQNAGAAEAAAPAG, from the coding sequence TTGAGTGAAGAAACGCAACCGGGAATACAGGAAAGCGAACGAGATGCGGCAGTAGTCAATATTGGCTCTGTTGGTACCTCCGCCTCAGCAACTCCTGTTAGTAGTAGTCTTAGCGGTGGCGGTGCAGTACTCCCCCAAAGTTTAGTGGGCCTACAGAATCGCTTTAAAGCACTGAACGCTCAGCAACGCCTGATTTTGTTTGCCGCAGTGTTTTTGGTGGTTGCTGTAATGGTCTTTGTTTCGATCTCTGGAAGAAGTAAAGACGACTACCGAATCTTGTTTTCGAGCATCAATGAGCGTGATGGGGCAGCCATCGTAGCGGCTTTGCAGCAGATGAACGTGCCTTACAAATTTACTGAAGGTGGGGCAGCAATCTTGGTGCCTGAATCCGCTGTTTATGAGACCCGTCTTCGTTTAGCGGGTCAAGGGTTGCCAAAGGCCGGTAATGTCGGCTTTGAGTTGCTGGAAAACCAGAAAATGGGAACCAGCCAGTTTGTCGAGCAAGTTAATTACCAGCGTGGTCTAGAGGGTGAGTTGGCTCGCAGTATCAGCTCCTTAGCGCAAGTTAAATCCGCAAGGGTGATGCTAGCGATACCCAAGCAGACAGCTTTTATGCGCGAGCAGGAAAAGCCTACCGCTTCTGTCATTGTGACGATGCATCCTGGACGATTTTTAGATCCCCAGCAAGTAGCAGCTATTACGAATTTAGTGGGATCTTCGGTTCCTAATCTGGGCCCAGCTAATGTCACGATTGTTGACTCGGAAGGTAGCTTGCTTGCGCCTAATGCACAACGTCTGGCTGGTTTGGATAGTACGCAACTGAAGTATGTTGCCGAACTAGAGGGTGCACTTTCTAAGCGGGTACAAGCGATTTTGGAGCCTGTGACTGGTAAAGAAAATGTCCGAGCTCAGGTAACAGTCGATATGGATTTTGGTGAGTTAGAAAGAACCGAAGAAACCTTTGGTCGTAATTCTCCGCCTAACCAATCTTCGATTCGTAGCCAACAAACGAATGAGGCTGCTACGCCAAGTTCGACAACTTCAGGTGTGCCAGGAGCTCTCACCAATCAAGCCCCAGGGGCTGGGCAAGCACCGATTAATACTCAAGCAGCTGGCGGTGCAGCAGGGCCCCAAAATCTCAATGCACCCCCTACAAGTTCGGGTTCGAGTGCAAGCAATATTAAAAAAGACGCGACGATTAATTATGAGCTTGACCGCGCCATTCAGAGAATTAAGTCTGAAAAAGGTCAAGTCAGAAGAGTTTCTGCTGGCGTTGTAGTGAACTATAAACAGCCTCCTGGTGTGGATAAGGAGGGCAATCCTCGCAAGCCGATTCCCTATAACGCGAAAGAGCTAGATCAAATTAATAATTTGGTGAGGGATGCTGTAGGTTATTCAGAAAAGCGTGGCGATAGCGTCAGTGTTGCCAATATTCCGTTTAAGGTTGAGGTAAGTGATGAACCACCATTTTATAAACAAGCTGGGGTCATTGAATTAAGCAAAGAATTCTTTAAGTTTGCAATCATTCTAGGTTCGCTCGGCCTCATGTTTTTTGGAGTCGTACGTCCATTGCTCTTTCCTCCGAAAAAGGACGAAGTCTTGGAAGAGCAGCGTATTGAGGAAGAGTTTGACGAGAAGATCAAAGCGGAAATGGCGCAGATGGATCCACGGGCGCGTGAAAAACGTCGTATGGAAGTTGAATTGTTACGCGAACGTCAGCGCGCTGCTGAAGAAGAAGAGCGTGCTAGGGCTGAAGAAGAGCGTAAACGCTCTGAGGAAGAGAAGAAACGGATCGATGAGGAGAAGAAACAAGAGTACGAAGAGCTACTTCAGTACGCTAAGGATTTTGTTGAAAATAATCCTCGAGCAGTTTCTGCTATTTTTAAAGAGTGGCTGTCTGAAGATGCGGTTAAGCAAAATGCAGGCGCAGCTGAAGCTGCCGCACCTGCCGGTTAA
- a CDS encoding PAS domain-containing sensor histidine kinase, translating into MSQNTSKLPSQQDSLDATKHLEEAFAIFYAESQKLEAQQTALQEKINQLSSELQKSNQRLAILLNAIPAGVILLENEVVLLHNPAVLIFLPKLKPGATFEVPSDWQASITPGEYLITQKDVQKRIQKTVQVVRINEGPRSFIQIQDITTNILRHEETQRENRLAAMGRMAAGIAHQFRTPLATALLYASHLCDGQINADTSKEFADRLRKQLLDLEKLSQDMLRFISNKPNKTTLVNAVQIIEDAQASIQFLFEAKQVKLSVTSSNVNNGNLLVEPKAISNAIVAILENALAVSKANQTVRMLATSDQHMLTITISDQGPGIAKEMLKSLFEPFSTTSANGTGLGLSIAKNTIESFRGSISAENSKQGAIFQINLPYAQPSLNH; encoded by the coding sequence TTGAGCCAAAACACCAGCAAATTACCCTCTCAGCAAGATTCATTAGATGCCACTAAACATCTTGAGGAGGCTTTTGCGATTTTTTATGCAGAATCCCAAAAACTGGAAGCTCAACAAACTGCGCTTCAAGAAAAGATTAATCAACTCAGTAGCGAGCTCCAAAAGTCCAACCAACGCTTAGCGATTCTCTTAAATGCTATTCCAGCAGGGGTGATCTTGCTGGAAAATGAAGTAGTTTTATTGCATAACCCTGCAGTACTGATCTTTCTGCCCAAATTAAAACCCGGGGCCACTTTTGAAGTTCCGAGCGATTGGCAAGCTTCCATCACGCCAGGGGAATATCTGATTACCCAAAAGGATGTCCAAAAACGCATCCAAAAAACTGTGCAAGTCGTTCGGATCAATGAAGGCCCACGTAGCTTCATTCAGATCCAAGATATCACCACCAACATTTTGCGTCACGAAGAAACGCAGCGAGAAAACCGTTTAGCAGCAATGGGTCGTATGGCCGCCGGTATAGCGCATCAATTTAGAACGCCACTGGCAACTGCCCTGCTATATGCATCGCATCTTTGTGACGGGCAGATCAACGCTGACACCTCTAAGGAATTTGCCGATCGCTTACGTAAACAATTATTGGATTTAGAAAAGCTCTCGCAAGATATGCTGCGCTTTATTTCTAATAAACCTAATAAGACTACGCTAGTAAATGCGGTCCAAATTATTGAAGACGCTCAAGCAAGTATTCAGTTTCTTTTTGAAGCCAAGCAAGTCAAACTATCTGTCACATCTAGCAATGTAAACAACGGAAATTTATTGGTAGAGCCTAAAGCAATATCCAATGCCATTGTTGCCATTCTCGAAAATGCATTAGCTGTTTCTAAAGCCAATCAAACAGTCAGAATGCTAGCGACAAGTGATCAACACATGCTAACCATTACGATTTCTGATCAAGGCCCAGGCATTGCCAAAGAAATGCTCAAATCCTTATTTGAGCCCTTTTCTACTACCAGCGCTAATGGCACTGGACTTGGTCTTTCGATTGCAAAAAATACGATTGAGAGCTTTCGAGGCAGCATCAGCGCTGAGAACTCTAAACAAGGTGCCATCTTCCAGATCAACCTACCTTATGCCCAACCCTCTTTAAATCATTAA